One window of the Pseudomonas sihuiensis genome contains the following:
- a CDS encoding outer membrane protein OmpK, whose protein sequence is MKVNNKSTVFAASFLGFSCLPSVSHADMNWHSESLTYQYGKEFKVDARTVQTITFEHASDWSWGDVYLFMDNNWYPGGGTYNDGHHSIYSELAPRLSLGKVFDSKLSFGPVKDVLIASSFEWDKNEKHGTHDQVNYLLGPGFDLDLPGFDYFQLNFYYRKPDGGVAPSGQWQITPVWSYTIPIGRSDVVIDGYMDWVVNNKGTYHSNLLFNPQIKYDLGKHFGYEPKRFYAGVEYNNWTNKYAIKDTRAFDTDQNVTSLIVKVYF, encoded by the coding sequence ATGAAAGTTAACAATAAGTCCACTGTTTTTGCAGCAAGCTTTTTGGGGTTTTCGTGTTTGCCATCGGTATCGCATGCCGATATGAATTGGCACAGCGAAAGTCTCACTTATCAATACGGCAAAGAGTTCAAGGTGGATGCACGCACCGTACAAACCATTACCTTCGAACATGCCAGCGACTGGTCGTGGGGCGATGTGTATTTATTTATGGACAACAATTGGTACCCAGGCGGTGGTACTTACAATGATGGACACCATTCCATTTACAGTGAATTGGCGCCGCGACTTTCGTTGGGCAAAGTGTTTGATAGCAAACTGTCGTTCGGTCCCGTCAAGGACGTATTGATTGCGTCGAGTTTTGAATGGGATAAAAACGAAAAGCATGGAACGCACGATCAGGTTAACTATTTGCTCGGCCCGGGCTTTGATCTCGATCTACCGGGTTTCGATTATTTCCAGCTTAACTTCTACTACCGCAAACCAGACGGCGGTGTAGCACCTAGTGGGCAATGGCAAATCACGCCGGTCTGGTCGTATACCATTCCGATCGGCCGCTCCGACGTGGTGATCGATGGTTATATGGACTGGGTGGTCAATAATAAAGGCACGTATCACAGTAATCTGCTGTTCAACCCGCAGATCAAATATGACCTGGGCAAGCACTTTGGTTATGAGCCCAAGCGCTTCTACGCCGGGGTCGAGTACAACAACTGGACAAACAAATACGCGATCAAAGACACCCGCGCATTCGACACCGATCAGAATGTGACCAGTCTGATTGTGAAGGTGTACTTCTAA